From the Euphorbia lathyris chromosome 6, ddEupLath1.1, whole genome shotgun sequence genome, one window contains:
- the LOC136232176 gene encoding josephin-like protein: protein MEIQSDKPQVYHERQRLQFCLMHALNNLFQHKEAFTRLSLDAIAEKLVLDDPDQQNWTPLSIVFKPHHNSLTGNYDINVLIASLESKGKTVIWHDRRNGASSIDLEHSNDNGSEDDKLFGIVLNVQVRRYAGFWKSRHWLALRKIGGVWYNLDSDLRKPIAFENVDEVKRFLDYIIGQSGEVLLVMNKKD, encoded by the exons ATGGAAATTCAAAGCGACAAGCCTCAGGTATATCACGAGAGGCAAAGATTGCAGTTCTGCCTCATGCATGCTCTCAACAATCTGTTTCAG CATAAGGAAGCATTTACTCGATTGAGCTTGGATGCAATTGCTGAGAAGCTTGTTTTGGATGATCCGGACCAGCAGAATTGGACACCCTTGTCCATTGTCTTCAAGCCTCATCACAATTCCCTCACTGGAAACTATGACATCAATGTCTTAATCGCTTCCCTTGAAAGCAAAGGTAAGACTGTAATTTGGCATGACAGGCGAAATGGGGCTTCCTCAATTGATCTTGAACATAGTAATGATAATGGCTCTGAAGATGATAAATTGTTTGGTATAGTGCTTAATGTACAAGTAAGACGGTATGCTGGGTTTTGGAAGAGTAGGCATTGGCTGGCTTTGAGAAAGATCGGTGGGGTTTGGTATAATTTGGATAGTGATCTTAGAAAGCCAATCGCTTTTGAGAATGTAGATGAGGTTAAAAGATTCTTAGATTATATTATTGGTCAGAGTGGGGAAGTTTTGCTTGTAATGAATAAGAAAGATTGA